One window from the genome of Myxococcus virescens encodes:
- a CDS encoding DsbA family protein, with translation MKPNVIVALLVGLVLGFVGGRVTTGPSTKSEVAKAAPNSPAAPAPGGRRPVDPTVFKVPIENSPTHGSADALVTVVEFSDYECPFCSRANVTIEKLQEQYGKKLRVVMKQNPLSFHPRAKPAAIAAMAAGEQGKYWEYHAKLFANQKKLDDASLEQYAKELGLNLDKWKAELNNPKFQDIITRDQALAGQLGASGTPAFFINGRFLSGAQPIANFQALIDEELVKAENLVKSGVPASQVYAKIIEKGSERAAPKAQPQQPAAAVRKVEIPSDSPSFGPATAKVTIVEWSDFECPFCSRVGPTLSKIKESYAKDVRVVFRHQPLPFHPNAKLAAEASHAAHEQGKFWEYHDKLFANQKAMDRASLEKYAQELGLNLAKFKAALDSGKFKAKVEADMAAGNALGANGTPTFFINGREFVGAQPFEAFKRVIDEEIGKADKLLAAGTKPEELYAKLNAENVANAPTAPAAAPGAPAEPPVQKVDVGNAPVKGDKNAPVTIVAFSDFECPFCSRVVPTLKQLEDQYGGKIKVAFKNQPLPFHANAKLAAAAALAAHEQGKFWEYHDKLFANQRALDRASLEKYAQELGLNVDKFKAALDQGKFNAQIEADMAQASQLGANGTPTFFINGRTLVGAVPVDAFKRVIDEELKKLGGAVADSK, from the coding sequence ATGAAGCCCAATGTCATCGTGGCCCTGCTGGTCGGCCTGGTGCTCGGGTTCGTTGGCGGCCGCGTCACCACTGGCCCGTCCACGAAGTCCGAAGTCGCCAAGGCCGCACCGAACTCTCCCGCCGCCCCGGCGCCGGGTGGACGCCGTCCGGTGGATCCCACCGTGTTCAAGGTGCCCATCGAGAACTCGCCGACCCACGGCAGCGCCGACGCGCTCGTCACCGTGGTGGAGTTCTCCGACTACGAGTGCCCCTTCTGCAGCCGGGCGAACGTCACCATCGAGAAGCTCCAGGAGCAGTACGGCAAGAAGCTCCGCGTGGTGATGAAGCAGAACCCCCTCTCCTTCCACCCGCGCGCCAAGCCCGCGGCCATCGCCGCGATGGCGGCTGGCGAGCAGGGCAAGTACTGGGAGTACCACGCCAAGCTCTTCGCCAATCAGAAGAAGCTGGATGACGCGTCCCTGGAGCAGTACGCCAAGGAGCTGGGCCTGAACCTGGACAAGTGGAAGGCCGAGCTGAACAACCCCAAGTTCCAGGACATCATCACCCGCGACCAGGCCCTGGCCGGCCAGCTGGGCGCCAGCGGTACCCCGGCCTTCTTCATCAACGGCCGCTTCCTGTCGGGCGCGCAGCCCATCGCCAACTTCCAGGCCCTCATCGACGAGGAGCTGGTCAAGGCGGAGAACCTGGTGAAGAGCGGCGTGCCCGCCTCGCAGGTGTACGCGAAGATCATCGAGAAGGGCTCCGAGCGTGCCGCGCCCAAGGCGCAGCCGCAGCAGCCCGCCGCCGCGGTCCGCAAGGTGGAGATCCCCTCGGACTCGCCCTCCTTCGGCCCGGCCACCGCCAAGGTGACCATCGTCGAGTGGTCTGACTTCGAGTGCCCCTTCTGCAGCCGCGTGGGCCCCACCCTGTCGAAGATCAAGGAGAGCTACGCCAAGGACGTGCGCGTGGTGTTCCGTCACCAGCCGCTGCCCTTCCACCCGAACGCGAAGCTGGCCGCCGAGGCCTCGCACGCCGCGCACGAGCAGGGCAAGTTCTGGGAGTACCACGACAAGCTCTTCGCCAATCAGAAGGCCATGGATCGCGCCTCGCTGGAGAAGTACGCGCAGGAGCTGGGCCTGAACCTCGCCAAGTTCAAGGCCGCCCTGGATTCGGGCAAGTTCAAGGCGAAGGTCGAGGCCGACATGGCCGCCGGCAACGCCCTGGGCGCCAACGGCACCCCGACCTTCTTCATCAACGGCCGTGAGTTCGTCGGCGCGCAGCCCTTCGAGGCCTTCAAGCGCGTCATCGACGAGGAGATTGGCAAGGCGGACAAGCTGCTCGCCGCCGGCACCAAGCCCGAGGAGCTCTACGCCAAGCTGAACGCGGAGAACGTCGCCAACGCCCCGACGGCGCCCGCCGCGGCCCCTGGCGCTCCGGCCGAGCCCCCGGTCCAGAAGGTGGACGTGGGCAACGCCCCGGTGAAGGGCGACAAGAACGCGCCCGTCACCATCGTCGCCTTCTCCGACTTCGAGTGCCCCTTCTGCAGCCGCGTGGTGCCCACGCTGAAGCAGTTGGAGGACCAGTACGGAGGGAAGATCAAGGTCGCCTTCAAGAACCAGCCGCTGCCCTTCCACGCCAACGCCAAGCTGGCCGCCGCCGCCGCGCTGGCCGCGCACGAGCAGGGCAAGTTCTGGGAGTACCACGACAAGCTCTTCGCCAATCAGCGCGCGCTGGACCGCGCCTCGCTGGAGAAGTACGCGCAGGAGCTGGGCCTGAACGTGGACAAGTTCAAGGCCGCGCTGGACCAGGGCAAGTTCAACGCGCAGATCGAGGCCGACATGGCGCAGGCCAGCCAGCTGGGCGCCAACGGCACCCCGACGTTCTTCATCAATGGCCGCACGCTCGTGGGCGCCGTGCCCGTGGACGCGTTCAAGCGCGTCATCGACGAGGAGCTGAAGAAGCTCGGCGGCGCGGTGGCCGACTCGAAGTAG